The segment ATCACGTAATATTTGTGtatttgctatatatatatatatatatatcatgattttaaaaatagaagcaACAAGTTAAATCTTCATGAgctataagttttttattttttatttagtaaggTCAAGTAATTAGTCAAGTATTATATAAGATTTGATCACATTGGGGCATGAATAAATCTTGTAAATTGAGtgtttgtttggtattgtattagcttaagtttttcaatttatttttgcttaaacagatattaaattaatgtttttttagatattttttgatgatttaatgtgtttatattaaaaagaaaaaaagaaaacattattttaatgtaaatttaaatgaaaagggCAGCTTGGAACACATTATTAAGTAGACAATAGACACTTGGTTGTTTTTCACATCAAATTTAAACGAGTTTTGAATTTCTGATGCATATACATATATAGTCTTACCACAGCATACATGTGTTGTGAAGAATTAAAGTGCTTGCCAATATCACGAGAGATTACTCTGGTTGGTTATCATTCTATCTAATAATAAATGTATCTAGAAGATATGCCACTGATGAACACTCCAACTCCAAGGATTCTCTTTGGCTCTCGGTttagttttagggtttttttttttttataactttccACTCATCCTTTTTCCACTTGAAGAGGAGGAATTACACTTAAATTCCTTCCAGACAATCTACCCAATTGCAGTCGTTCTTCATGTCGTATCCAAGCAAAGCTGCATGTGTCTTGCAAGACAAATAAGATGCTGTTTGGTATCAGAGACCACATTATTGTGTTGGGAACTTTGGTAATGGACAAgagaaatcaaacaaacaaaaaaaacaataatcagatTATAACCACTAATATCAAGAGAAGAAAGGGGGcaaaaagatcaaaactttaGATGGATGGTGTATTGCATTGCTATAGTTCTTATGATCATTCAATGGATGGATATATGTGCATCATGATCCTTACTTTGTTTGCTTATGTTGACAAAGACTCTGCCAGAAGACTCTGTTTCTAGCTGCAATTCTGTttgatacttgtttttttttcaagtgttcttcaaattatttttatttaaaatacattaagttgatgttttttaaaagtattttttttatttttctaatgtaaTAATgctagaaatgaaaaataaaatatataaaaatattattttcatttatttttaattaaaataaaaacctgcAACGCATTACCAAGCACAAACTTAACCTGGTCATTAATTTGCTTTCCCATTGGAGCTAAAACACATTGGGTATTGATGAACATGCACGTCTTGCATTGGCATTAGCTATTACTTTGTTTGGGTAAAAGATTGAGCTTTGAATGGTCATCCAATTCAAGACCATGTGATGAAAACCCTAATTGTACTCGAAATATCCTCTTTACATGAAAGGAAATGGGGGAAATGCTGAGCATATGGAGTCATTTTGAACCCAATATGGCACTCCCCATTACTCATTTATACGTTCTCAAACCCTAATCATAGATGAAAAGTTGCCCTCCATTAAGGATATTCCAgcgcttctttcttcttcttcttttatcatCATGACCAGTAGCAGTTCTTCCTCCGTGAAAAAAACCAAGGTGTGCTAACATTTTGTTAAAGCCCATCCTGTTCTAATTTCTAAGATCTAAGTTTACTTTTCTAGGATAATAGGAAAATAATTCACACAAATAATCACAAAGAAATAGTATGATTTGATTGGAAAGACAAAGGGTTAAATTCATGAGAGCATACGAAGACATGTAACCTCTATCACCTAATATTAGTAATTAATTGGCTGGACAACAGAGGAAGAGtgtgaaaatagaaggaaaaatattagtttttgagggaatgtgaataaaataattaatgaaagggAGACTGTAGGGGAGGCGGGGTGGCGGGGAGTTCGGGTCCATTATTAACTGTTATAACAGAATTTATTGCTTCTACTCTCTATCTCTCTCCCCTAtaccctttccctttccctttccgaAGTACTTTTTATCATACCCCTTCAATGGTGTGTATTTGTGCCAAAGAGAGTATGGGAGGAACACACTGTGCCTCTCAAATTTCTAAAGCAATCCCACCAATAGATTATAGGCTTAAATGAATCTCCTCTGCCATATTATTAAAGGATTGCTGTGAAACTGGACTGGAGGGTTGGAGCATGGAGGGGGACACCAGGTCTCCTATGAAGGCAAGATAAAGCTCAGCACACCAGACCTGAGACCTTCCCTTTGCGCAGCAGCGCATGTATTTCTTACAAAATCACAAGTTCAGCTTCTCTTTTCCCTGTTCATAATGGATTGAGGAGATTGAGTTCCCTTCAAGAAAGAGATAACAACCTCCTTCCTTTGAATCCCTGTTCATAATTTAATTCTCAACATTCAATTATGACTGCCGGTCTTAATCATATAGAGTGGTAGATGGTTCTTTATATAGCCCATAATCTACTCTGATTACTGTATTATGATTGCCACCATCAAGTTATTTCTCAAATTTGTGGGGATGAAGCTATAAACTCTAGGTATTTATTGACACCACAGTTAACTCAGACTAACCATTAATGGTGATATCAACAGATCGTCAGATTTAGCAATTGTGGAGCAACGAGAGCATGAGCAAAGATAAGACTTGCAACTCAAAAAAGGGTTCAAAATCATTGCAATTGTACAATTAATTGCAGAATAATACAGGCCGTATTCCGGCAAGCTACCCTCACCAGAATCTGTAATTTCTACCAACATTGgtaatcaaatttacaaaagacGCATTACCAGTCATCAAACTAAAGATCATTTGCTTCTATGAGGGCCCCTGATCTTATTTGATCCTCTTATGTGTTGCACAGCTGCCTTCCTAGTACCCATATCCTGTAACAATAATGCAAGAACAGAAAACTCAGTGAGGCAGTCACTTGAGAAACAGAGCACTTAACGGCGAGCAACACGGGCAGCACAATCACACAAGGTTTCATAGTTCAGAAGAACAAACCTGAGTTATCCATGGGGTTGCCAGCAGGCACTGATTCAGGCTCCTTAATCTCAACAACTACACAGTCGGACATCAAGAACGTCTTTGCTACCGATGATGCATGCTCCAGGCAACATCTGACCACCTGAATGATAGAAGACAGCTAACACTCAGTATATATTTAAATCCAACAACACACAGCTTCTGAGCCAAAAGAGACTTCTAACTTTGAACTCAAACACCAACAGACAAATCATAAGCTGACCCTCAATATAGATCAGCATGCTAGCTCACCTTTGTTGGATCAATGATTCCAGCAGCCATCAGATCTTCATAATTTCCAGTTGCagcattgaatccaaatttAGGATTGTCAGTTGAGAGcacctaaaagaaaaggaaatgatctTAGCTGCAGCTAGTTCTAGACCAGACACAGTACCAGAATTTGACATCAGCAAATTTAGATACCTTCTCGCTGACCACACTTCCATTAACACCAGCATTTTTGGCAATTAACTTCAGGGGGTAGCTCAGAGCTCTCTTTACAATGTCTGCTCCCACCTGCAATCAAGCAAAAGCAATTTTTAAGCAGCTCGGAAACAAAATCTACACAGAACAAATACAGATCATGTATAAGTTCCTTTATATCTCATCCTACGAGTTCCTTAACAGAACATTCTATAAGTTCTTAAAATGATGATTTAGCACATTACCTTTTCTTCATCGTTCTCAAGACTATCCTTGATAGCATCCACCTTTGATGCCAGTCTCAGCAGGGTGCACCCACCACCAACCACAATACCTTCCTCAACGGCTGCCTGAAAACCATTGAGATGATACTGACTGGATGGTGTCCAAATAATTTAACTAAGAACATAAGAACAATACAGACAAAGGTGGTGTAAGATAAATTACCTTGGTTGCATTAAGAGCATCTTCAACTCtcagtttcttttctttaagcTCTGTCTCGGTTTGTGCTCCAACCTTTAGCATTTAAAAGCATGTCCATTTAagttaaaatacaatttacacAGTTTTGTGTCTCTATTTCATGAGTGATAAGAAAATTACCTGTATCACTGCAACACCGCCGGACAGCTTAGCAATTCTTTCATTGAGTTTCTCCCTTTCATAGTCTTGTTCAGCAGCCTGCGTTATTATTATCTTGCATTTAGCATCAATAAACCACActggaggaagaaaaaaacacatacaTTTTTGTTAGGACGGAAAGGTGAGAAGACAGAATTGGCACCTCGATAAGATTTCTAATTTGAGCAACTCTCTTATTTACTGCTTCTTGGGTGCTTCCGTCACCAACAATGGTGGTTGTGTCCTTGGTAAGAACCACTTTAGAAGCTTGTCCCAAGACCTCTTTGCCTACTTTGTCCAAGGCAAGCCCCACCTCTTCTCTGACAACAGTTCCTGAAACCGAATGAATGAAATTTCTAACatcagcaaaataaaaataataatgtcagCGGTGAACATTTGTATCCACTCCCAAGCAAACATGTAACAAGGGCATTCATATCTACAGTTAAGGCACATAATAGCTGAACaccataaacaaaaataaaatcatatagaGAGGGAAGAATCCAGAGGTAAAACACTGACCTCCAGTCAGAATAGCAATGTCATCAAGGTACTGACTTTTCCGTTCCCCAAAACCAGGAGCTTTGAGGGCAGCAATCTTCAAAGCACCCCTAAGCTTATTGACAACAAGAGTTGCTAAAGCTTCTTGTTCAATGTCTTCAGCAATTATCAAAACTGGATATCCAGCTCTAATTGCATCTTCCAAAATGGAGATTAGATCTCTTGCGTTTGTTATTTTCTTGTCCACAAGAAGCAACTATACCAAAACATACAGAATTGTCAACATCAGGAGAAAAAATCAACTACAAAAGCCTGCATGACTAACTGTGAATGACATACCTTGCAGTTCTCATATTCAACTGACATTTTTTCACTATCAGTGACAAAGTAAGGTGAGATATAACCACGGTCAAACTGCATTCCCTCAACAACATAGAGGCTGTTATCAGCACTCTTTCCCTCTTCAAGGGTGACCACTCCCTTCCGACCGACTTTGCTCATAGCTTCAGCTATCATATTCCCAACTTCATAGTTGTTCCCAGCACTAACAGCTGCCACATCTGCAAGTTCACTGTCTTCAACCTGCAATCCCAAATTATATTCATTCAATCCTTTCAACTTTAATACATGCATGCAAAGGTCACAGTGGCATCATGAAAATTACCCATGGGCAAGGTCTACCTCACTCTACATACCTCTTTCGACATCAACTTAAGTTCGTTTACAAGAGCTCTTGTGGTCTTCTCAATGCCTCTAGTGATTAAAACAGGGTTTGCACCAGCAGCCACAACCTGCAAACAAACAAATGGATAAGGTTGCCACGCTCAACATTCATAGAAGAATGTATGCACCATAATACCAACCTTGACACCTTCTGCAATAAGGCCTTGCGCAAGAACAACAGATGTTGTAGTCCCATCACCAGCCAAGTCATTTGTCTTGGCAGCAGCTTGTCTCACTAACTTAGCACCAATATTCTCAACCGGATCCTCTAATTCAACCTAATTTAAGGTAAAGAATTctgaaaataatcacaaaaaatGATGTGCAACAAGAGGAGAAAATGATATGGCGAACAGAAATGGCCATAGTCCTTGTCCAACACATGCGAGAACCAGAAGGAAGATCATCATGCCACAAGAAATTCCTAAGCTCATAAATCTGTATATGGATAGCATAACGAATTAACATAAAGTGGAATATTTAGCTTGCCTCATCCAAAGTGGGAAGCCACTACTACGTTTTCTAGCATGCATCTAAAAAAGGAGAGGAGAATAGAGATGCCATCCCTCAAGTTATAAACAACACAAGCAATCCAGAGAAAGCATACCTCTTTAGCAACAGTCACGCCATCATTAACAATTTTAGGCGAACCGTATTTGCTCTCAAGAACAACATTCCGGCCTTTAGGTCCAAGGGTAACCCCAACTAAATCTGCAAGCTTGTTCACACCAGTCTGCAATAAAGGAACATATCCGGTAAGCAAAAGGCAAAAAAGACCAAACAAAACACACTGCAGCAGGATACAAATACTCAACAAAACCAGTAACTAAAAACTCACTTGCAATTTCTTAATTGCAGAACCGTCCTTGTTGAAGTGCAGCTCCTTGGCAGCATTAACCTTGAGAGAACTTGATCTTGGTAGAACTACATTCTGTGGCCTACCAAATCGACTTGCAGAAATGGAAGCGAAAGATGACAACTTGTTTGAAGAAAATACAAACTTCTTATCCATAACACGGCCATTGGGAGCAGCCAAGGTTCCAACCGAGGACATGGCCGTAAAAGTCGATgccatttttattctttaatacctggtaacattaaaaaaaaaaggtttgagtCTCCGtatgatttgatttattttaagcTCACTGAGAACTTAATGTTCATAGTTTCTAGCTAAAATTCCCAATAAAAGAGAATCCAATCACAAAATTCTCTTCCAAGCACAATTCAATATTTTACAGTAACACGGTTCCCTCGAAGCAATAGAGTGCGAAACTAAATAATTCACAAGAAACACAAATCAAAaaccaggaaaaagaaaagcttcTTTGTCCAACTCGCTTCAATCACCAACTAATAAGGCCTACAGGAACAAGTATATTCCTAACGAAATTGCATTACTGAAAGCATGAAACAGCACAAATGAAAGAATTCATTTCCATACAAAAACCAGAATAACAGAAACTATATAAAGCAGCAAACTTTAGGGAATTTTTCACAAGTTAGTATGATTAGCATGCCACGAAAAGGATAAGAAACAGTGtaaagattgaaactttatCACAGTAAAGGCAAACAAATACGAAAGAAGAAGGGGGTGTGAGAGCTTACAGGGAAATGAAACGGCCGGTGCTGGGGTAATGGGGTTTTAGAAATGGGGTTTATGGATGAGAGGCGATGGTGGGTGGCTGGGGAGGTGGGTGCAGGTTTATCTTATTGACACTCTCTTAGTCCTTGGAAAGCTATAGAAAGAGTAGGTTTTTACTTTTATGAGTGTTACTTGGGGTTTGGTCTTGAAGGTTCTAGCGAATCTAGACCGTTGATTAGACTTATTGCCGCTTGATTTGTCTTATATTAGAACACTCTAGAACCTTTGGTGTTGTCATGTTGATTGCTTTGTTTGCGCTGGTAGTTTTGGGTACAACCACTACAACGACCAGTGTCCTACTTATGTAACGGTGGaagttatatattttaaaattttgaatttttattattattttatattattttaatgtgttaatattaaaaataattttttaaaaataaaaaaatattattttaatatatttctaaataaaatacactttaaaccacatatcacaatttcaaacataACCTTACTATATACACTCATTCTCATGATGGTGTGAAATGTAAAAAAAGTGTTTGATTGCTCGATAATTGTTTTAACTTGTATCGGTCTAATGGATTAATTGGGCTTGGCCTGACTGATTTTGTGTTGAATCAGTCTGAATTGAAAAAtacacaggaaaaaaaatttagttaactGGTTAAAAACTCGGGAAAAAAATGACTTTATTTAACCAAGATTAAAATGTCAAAACTCGTAATCTTGATCTTGACACccagcaaaacaaagatttcAGTCTAAACCCAAAGTTCTATTATGAGCTTGAAAGAGCTTACTAGATTTAtcacaagcaaaaaaaaaacttttaagctCGCATTCACATGTTGGTTGTTTCTCACTAAACATCAAGGGTTCAGGTGAAAGTGAATGCTCGGATCGTACTCTAGTCTCGGCTTACATCCAACTTTGTCCACATGATTAACATGATCCAAGAAAAAGATAAGTAGGTGAGCTGAAGACTGGCCAAGGCAAACTTGGCCAGTAGTTGAAAAGAAAGAGGGTCTTAGAAGAAAGCAAGATATATCAAGATATTCTCGTAAAAACAAATCTATAtagattatgaaactcaattcccaactgatttaatgttgaataataaaattaaaaaaataattaaataaaaaacataaaacacaacccgggttaactcgagttgatccATCAAGCATTATTTTCGTGTTATGATATcaagataatataataaaaaaataaataaaataaaatataaaatttaactgaacttgaaagaaaaaaactaattcttgaatacaataaatgaaaatgagaggaggtacaaaaaaaacaaatcgagTAGTCAAGTTATCTATCATGCAATAAACCATGTTcatttaacttaaatttaataacataacaaaacacGAGAGGAtttcattatgatttttatcAATAACTTAATCAAATCCATCAATTTAAATTGAACATAAAAGCCCACGATGGGCTTGGAATCAAAGCTAACACGAGATCAACATTGGGCCATAAGGATTAGTGCTAGTAAATGAGTCAGGCCCATGTCTCCCTGCAGCAAGCAGAATATTTTATTAGGATTAGCCGGAAGTCTCTCCTTGTTTTAGTTTTGAACTAATTTAATGCGCCGCGCGATGTTGcgagtcaattattttttgtattttaaaaaaaatcaagatctaaaagtgttaggtttttttgcaaagttatacccaacACTCTTAGATTTGGttgcaacgcttgacccaaaagtaatatttataatattaataataacttaaacttgggttaactctTAGCATAAAAATGTATGGACTGCAATAtcagacccaatagcattggacatgggtctggctgcaaggtcgtgtcataaaaatatgataattaaatagattcgttaaaaaaaacaaagaaaaaaaaccaacatgaagaaaaaaactaatgaaaaaaaagaaaaacaatatgaattaactgggttaacccttcaaatcaggttaacccgtcataccttgaatttacatcgtgaaagtttgataattaaaaaggagaaaacaaattaatgggttaacccagaattaactgggctaacttgTCAAACCAGGTTAGCTTGTCAAATCCGGAATCtgtgtcataaaagtttgataactaaagaagaaaaaatttaacattaacaatttaaattaaacaaaaaaaattaattaaaaagaaaaaaataaaaggcatcagTCTTTTTActatggactgcactgtgcagtccacagtcaaaggcataaaaataacaaaaaaagaaaaagaaaaactaaagacaTCAGTCGAgaactacttagaaaaaaatttaatattaataaactaaattatttaaataaaattaattaaaaataaaataaaaaataaaaaaacctctaagaagaaaaaaaaaactaaacagaaagaaatttaacattaacaaactaaactaaacgaaaaaaattaaaaagaaaaaaacacaaaaaaaaaattacaggttaactcgtcaaattagGTTAACCGGTTAAACCCgggattcatgtcatgaatttatggtaactaaataaaaaaagtgaaaattaacaaactgaaccaaacaaaaaaaattaataaaaaagaaaaaaaatccgggttaactcgtcaaaccatgttaacccgttaaacccaagatctgtgtcatgaaagtctgataactatatataaaaaattaacattaacaaactaaattaaacaaaaacaatttatgaaaataaaaaaacaaaaaaaattgacggttAACCTataattaactgggttcacccgtgaaatcaggttaacccgtgaaactcgggatatgtgtcatgaaagtttgataactaaatagaaaaaaaaagcattaacaaactaaattaaatgaaaaaaatcaattaaaaagcaaaaaaaataattatgggttaacttgtcaaaccaggttaacccgttaaatccGAAAAAcgtatcatgaaagtctaataactaaataaaaaaaatttaatattaataaactaaattaaattaaacaaaaaaatttgtgaaaagaaaaaaacaaagaaagaagcaaaaaaataatcccgaaatgcataaaaaaaagctaaaaagaatgagacaacttaaaaaaaaaacataaagcatCAGTGTTTtattgtggactgcactgtgcagtccacggTAAGACACTAAtctcttttagtatatgttataattaattaaaaagaaaaaaagcaaaaaaaaaatttcaggttaactcgtcgaACCagattaactcgtcaaacccgggatccgtgtcatgaaaatctaataactaaataaaaaaattaacattaacaaaaaaaattcattaaaagaaaaaaacacaaagaaaaaagcaaaaaaaaacctataaaggctagaaaacaaaaaaaaacaaaaaaaaaacagagaaaaaaaatagagaaaaaacaaaaaaaataaaagaagacagCTTAGCGTTTTACTGTGGACTTGCACTGTGAAACACTGAgcaattttagtttattgtcaattaacaaactaaactaaacgaaaaaaattaattaaaaataaaaaaaaattcaggttaactcgccaaaccaggttaacccgttaaacccgggatccgtgtcatgaaagtttgataattaaataaaaaaattaacattaacaaactaaattaaataaaaaaaattattttaaaaaaataaaatttgacggCCCgtaaaaccaagttaacccgtgaaacctgaaatatatgtcatgaaagtctaataactaaatagaaagaaatttaacattaacaaactaaagtaaacaaaaaaaattaattaaaaagaaaaaaaagcaaaaaaaaaattatgggttaactcgtcaaaccatgttaacctattaaacccaggatccgtgtcatgaaagtatgataactgaataaaaaaatttaacattaacaaaaataaattattaaaaaaaacaaaaaaaaaccctaaaagtgtaaaaaaaaaatcagctcaTCTTTTACTGCAGAGTTATAGTTTAACtaaagtaaacgaaaaaaattaattaaaaagaaaaaaaaggaaaaaaaaaatttatgggtgaactcgtcaaaccatgttaacctgttaaacccgggatccgtgtcatgaaagtctgataactgaataaaaaaatttaacattaacaaaaaaaattattaaaagaaaaaaaacaaaaaaaaaaccctaaaagtgtataaaaaaaaaaccagctcatcttttactgtggactgcactgtgcagtccacagtaaaagacTGAGCCCttttagttataatttaatAAGACCCGCTTGTTGTCaggaaaataattcttttttaaagtagtctttttgaaaagtaaatttcaaataaataaattattattttatattttgtagtgTCATGAAAAgtaagttagaaaatatttttccagtgtttagttatgttatggaaaataagctgaaaaatagattattagtgttttttttttcaagtttattaaaataataagaaataaatcttacaaattaaaaaattgaatgagaatggaattgaaaaaaaatctaatttcataaattattttaaataaaataaataataattaaaataatagagatcaaatctaacagataaaaaaaattaaaagatgatgaaattaaaataataataataataattttattaattatttcaaataaaataagtaacaataaaaagaatgaggactaaatttgatagataaaaaatttcaatttaaaaaatgataagagaaaagtaaataacaatcataaaaataaggaccaaagttaatataaaaatcaaattaaattaaattttaagggatgaatttgaaaaaaaaatattcaataaaatatatagcaatcaaaagtttgaggaccaaatttgacataatcagtaaataatatgatattttaaattttttcacaacttttgaaaaatgttttctaccaaaaataaaagaaaaacacttttctaaaaatcaagctaaatttttatttgatagaaaagtgtttttcattgaccagaaagtattttttattaactagaaagtattttttattgactaacttttttaatgacaaataaataaaaaaaaaattgaaaattaattttctaaaaattattttcaagaaataaacaCATCTTTATTAATACCATTTTCTGAGCTTCAAGAGtttttagaagaagaaaagtaaGAAAAAGAGGACGACAACGACGATGATGTAATTATACCTCCTTAATCCTAATAGAGAGAGAAATCGCTTATGATTAAATCGTAAGTGAATTAACATCAGAACCATGTAATTAATGCAGATTAAGCTCCAGCTGGttagaattaattaaagtaCACATACATGACACGCACTGAACtaattaatttctcattaaTTTGGCTACGTACCATTACCCTCACTCAGGTGAA is part of the Populus nigra chromosome 8, ddPopNigr1.1, whole genome shotgun sequence genome and harbors:
- the LOC133701824 gene encoding chaperonin 60 subunit beta 2, chloroplastic-like — translated: MASTFTAMSSVGTLAAPNGRVMDKKFVFSSNKLSSFASISASRFGRPQNVVLPRSSSLKVNAAKELHFNKDGSAIKKLQTGVNKLADLVGVTLGPKGRNVVLESKYGSPKIVNDGVTVAKEVELEDPVENIGAKLVRQAAAKTNDLAGDGTTTSVVLAQGLIAEGVKVVAAGANPVLITRGIEKTTRALVNELKLMSKEVEDSELADVAAVSAGNNYEVGNMIAEAMSKVGRKGVVTLEEGKSADNSLYVVEGMQFDRGYISPYFVTDSEKMSVEYENCKLLLVDKKITNARDLISILEDAIRAGYPVLIIAEDIEQEALATLVVNKLRGALKIAALKAPGFGERKSQYLDDIAILTGGTVVREEVGLALDKVGKEVLGQASKVVLTKDTTTIVGDGSTQEAVNKRVAQIRNLIEAAEQDYEREKLNERIAKLSGGVAVIQVGAQTETELKEKKLRVEDALNATKAAVEEGIVVGGGCTLLRLASKVDAIKDSLENDEEKVGADIVKRALSYPLKLIAKNAGVNGSVVSEKVLSTDNPKFGFNAATGNYEDLMAAGIIDPTKVVRCCLEHASSVAKTFLMSDCVVVEIKEPESVPAGNPMDNSGYGY